A window of Acetonema longum DSM 6540 genomic DNA:
ATACTCTGCGATATCAACAACTGGCGGCCAAGAACGGCATTGCCCAGCAGACGCTGGATGCCCAGCTGGCAGCGGAGCAACAGAATGCCGCTGCGGTCGATGCTTATCAGGCAAAGGCTAGGCAGGCGGCGGACGACCTGGACGATACTTTGATTGTAGCTCCGTTCAACGGCCGCATTGACGTGAACGATCTGAGCGTGGGCGATTACGTTACGGCCGGATCGACCACCTTAGCCGCCATTTCTTCAGTGAACCCGGTTTTCATTCAATTCAGTATGAGCGAAAATGAATATCTGCAGCTGGCACAGCACAGCAGTGGTACAGAACCCCGGGAATGGGGCGGCAGCCTAAAGCTCATTCTGAGCAATGGCGCCAAGTATCCGCTCGCCGGACGGATTGCCCAGGTAGACAAGGGGTTAAACACCGACACCGGCACACTCACCTTGAAGGCAGTGTTTGACAATCCCCAGCAGCTGCTGATTCCCGGCATGTTCGCCCGGATAGTGGCAGAGGGAGAAATGCGCCGGGGGGCCCTGCTGGTGCCGCAGCGCGCCGTGCAGCAAATATTGGGCAAGACCTTTGTAACCGTAGTTGCGGCAGGCAACAAGGCCGAATCGCGGCCGGTCCAAATGGGACCCCGGGTTGGCAGCCTGTGGGTGGCGGAAGAAGGTCTGACTGCAGGGGATCAGGTCATCGTGGAAGGGTTTTCCAAGGTTCAG
This region includes:
- a CDS encoding efflux RND transporter periplasmic adaptor subunit — translated: MSTSHFNTIRYLSLIALSAALLASGCSSRQTAQAPQAVEVKAMQVIQQDTPVTYEYVGQVKAKNEVQIKAKVSGNIVAKMVEGGARVSEGQPLFQIDRRQYEAALLNARATLAQAEAALNNSRRDTLRYQQLAAKNGIAQQTLDAQLAAEQQNAAAVDAYQAKARQAADDLDDTLIVAPFNGRIDVNDLSVGDYVTAGSTTLAAISSVNPVFIQFSMSENEYLQLAQHSSGTEPREWGGSLKLILSNGAKYPLAGRIAQVDKGLNTDTGTLTLKAVFDNPQQLLIPGMFARIVAEGEMRRGALLVPQRAVQQILGKTFVTVVAAGNKAESRPVQMGPRVGSLWVAEEGLTAGDQVIVEGFSKVQAGTPLQVVMVAPDDLATAEEQ